The Primulina tabacum isolate GXHZ01 chromosome 7, ASM2559414v2, whole genome shotgun sequence genome includes a window with the following:
- the LOC142551537 gene encoding photosystem I chlorophyll a/b-binding protein 5, chloroplastic — protein sequence MNFAVGKSSQILAPSGSFHFPGNFENTTAFPISNIKFIGRKQCTQLRDSSVIRAQNRPTWLPGLEPPPYLDGTLVGDFGFDPLGLGEDPENLKWYVQAELVHARFAMAGVFGILVTDLLRVTGISNMPVWYEAGATRFDFASTKTLFIVQLLLMGFVETKRYMDFMHPGSQAKEGSFFGIEAALQGLEPGYPGGPLFNPLGIAKDIKNAHGWKLKEIKNGRLAMVAMLGIFVQAYVTHVGPIDNLVQHLSNPLHATIVQTLAGSAS from the exons atgaactttgcAGTGGGAAAAAGCTCCCAAATTCTAGCTCCTTCCGGCTCCTTTCACTTCCCTGGAAACTTCGAAAACACGACTGCATTTCCCATATCAAACATCAAGTTTATTGGAAGAAAACAATGTACTCAGCTCCGCGACAGTTCAGTGATTCGGGCTCAGAACCGCCCCACATGGTTACCAGGACTCGAGCCTCCGCCATATCTCGATGGAAC ACTTGTGGGAGATTTCGGGTTCGATCCCCTTGGATTGGGTGAGGATCCTGAAAACTTGAAGTGGTATGTCCAGGCTGAACTTGTTCATGCCAGGTTTGCCATGGCTGGAGTTTTTGGGATTCTTGTGACTGAT CTACTACGCGTGACAGGAATCAGCAATATGCCTGTTTGGTATGAAGCTGGTGCCACCAGATTTGATTTTGCCAGCACCAAAACTCTTTTCATTGTTCAGCTACTCTTGATGGG TTTTGTTGAAACCAAAAGATACATGGATTTCATGCATCCTGGATCTCAAGCCAAAGAGGGGTCTTTCTTTGGCATCGAAGCTGCACTACAAGGGCTGGAGCCAGG GTATCCTGGTGGTCCGTTGTTCAATCCTCTTGGCATCGCTAAAGACATAAAGAATGCTCATGGATGGAAACTGAAAGAGATTAAAAATG GAAGATTGGCAATGGTGGCCATGCTTGGAATTTTCGTTCAAGCTTATGTTACTCATGTTGGCCCTATAGACAATCTCGTACAGCACCTCTCTAATCCATTGCATGCAACAATTGTTCAAACTCTtgctggatctgcttcttaa
- the LOC142551533 gene encoding abscisic acid 8'-hydroxylase CYP707A1-like isoform X2 encodes MEKSIFFVLVLIFFFTILYCYVVLLRKKKKYQENKSTLPPGSMGWPYIGETLQLYSQSPNVFFSDRQRRYGEIFKTKILGCPCVMLTSPEAVRFVLISQANLFRPTYPKSKEDLIGPWALFFHQNEYHIRLRKLVQASLYPGAIRSLVTDIEDLTVSALNSMANGRVISTFSEMKRLSFEVGILAIFGNLEPHYKEELRKNYILVDRGYNSFPTNLPGTRYRTAMKARKRLGEILNSITRERKEKNLPDAGKDLLSCLLNSKNESCQTLSEDQIADNIIGVLFAAQDTTASSLTWVIKYLHDNPKILEAVKAEQREIYMSNGCGTRHLTWNQTRTMPVTYKVILESLRMASIISFAFREAVTDVEYKGYLIPKGWKVMPLFRNIHGNPEFFTDPQKFNPSRFKDTAPNPSTFMPFGSGVHACPGYELAKLEMLIFLHHLSSRFRYELMGSGSDGIQYDPFPVPFHGLPARFWKQEEPTNSSMLPL; translated from the exons ATGGAGAAATCAATTTTCTTTGTGCTTGTCTTAATATTCTTCTTTACTATACTTTATTGCTATGTTGTTCtattgaggaaaaagaaaaaataccaGGAAAATAAGTCTACACTTCCTCCAGGTTCAATGGGGTGGCCTTATATCGGAGAAACGCTCCAACTCTACTCTCAAAGTCCAAATGTCTTCTTTTCTGACAGGCAAAGAAG GTATGGAGAAATATTCAAGACAAAGATACTAGGATGTCCTTGTGTGATGCTTACAAGCCCGGAGGCGGTCCGGTTTGTGCTGATAAGTCAGGCGAACTTGTTCAGACCCACATATCCTAAGAGCAAGGAAGATTTGATAGGGCCTTGGGCTTTGTTTTTCCATCAGAATGAGTATCATATTCGCCTTAGGAAGCTCGTCCAGGCTTCGTTGTATCCGGGGGCGATTCGCAGTCTCGTGACAGACATCGAAGATTTAACAGTTTCTGCATTGAATTCGATGGCTAATGGCAGAGTTATCAGCACTTTCAGTGAGATGAAAAGG CTCTCTTTTGAAGTCGGTATATTGGCTATTTTTGGCAATTTGGAGCCTCACTATAAAGAAGAATTGAGAAAGAACTATATTCTAGTTGATAGAGGTTACAATTCGTTCCCAACAAATTTACCAGGAACCCGATATCGTACAGCCATGAAG GCAAGAAAGAGGCTAGGTGAAATTCTTAACAGCATTACTAGAGAAAGAAAGGAAAAGAATCTACCAGATGCAGGGAAGGACCTCTTAAGTTGTTTGCTGAATTCGAAAAACGAAAGCTGTCAAACTCTTAGCGAGGATCAAATCGCTGATAACATAATTGGAGTACTTTTTGCGGCTCAAGACACTACAGCTAGTTCTTTGACATGGGTCATTAAGTACCTTCACGATAACCCGAAAATTCTTGAGGCTGTCAAG GCTGAACAGAGGGAGATTTACATGTCAAATGGTTGTGGGACGAGGCATTTGACATGGAATCAGACGAGAACTATGCCTGTAACATATAAG GTGATTTTGGAGAGTTTGAGAATGGCAAGCATTATATCTTTCGCATTTAGAGAGGCTGTGACAGATGTAGAATATAAAG GATACCTAATTCCAAAAGGGTGGAAAGTCATGCCCTTATTTAGAAATATTCATGGCAATCCAGAATTCTTTACTGATCCTCAGAAATTTAACCCTTCAAGATTCAAG GACACTGCACCAAATCCTAGCACTTTCATGCCATTTGGTAGCGGAGTACATGCCTGCCCTGGTTATGAACTCGCCAAGCTTGAGATGCTAATTTTTTTACATCATCTATCCTCTCGATTCAG GTATGAATTGATGGGATCCGGAAGCGATGGGATTCAGTATGATCCGTTTCCAGTCCCATTTCATGGGCTACCAGCAAGGTTTTGGAAACAGGAAGAACCCACCAACTCAAGCATGCTTCCATTATAG
- the LOC142551535 gene encoding uncharacterized protein LOC142551535, producing the protein MPQFNPVSKMARLFSHRNLFRQKKVNRASYDQIRCLTSIAVTDAFSSLDKIVGYGYKNYNLRDHGKNSSASIVVQNQKRRFLGCGDGEVGNMLSKVHEERRVLGYSPEQLFNVVAAVDMYEDFLPWCQRSQISRRNPDDGSFDAELKIGFKILVESYISHVELKKPKFIKTTSSQSSLFDHLINIWEFNPGTVPGSCDLHFLVDFKFQSPFYRQMANMFFKEVVSRLVNSFHDRCQLIYGPGVPVVENTRVVRA; encoded by the exons ATGCCTCAATTTAATCCCGTATCGAAGATGGCGCGTTTGTTTTCGCACCGGAATTTGTTCCGGCAGAAGAAAGTTAATCGTGCCAGTTATGATCAGATTCGATGTTTGACTAGCATTGCTGTAACCGATGCATTTTCTTCGCTGGATAAAATTGTTGGCTACGGTTACAAGAATTATAATCTCCGGGATCATGGAAAAAATTCTAGTGCTAGTATCGTGGTTCAAAATCAAAAAAGGCGGTTCTTGGGATGTGGTGATGGCGAGGTTGGGAATATGCTATCCAAAGTACATGAAGAAAGACGTGTTCTAGG ATATTCACCTGAACAATTGTTCAATGTGGTTGCTGCTGTTGACATGTATGAAGATTTTCTTCCGTGGTGTCAGCGGTCACAGATATCTCGCCGTAACCCTGATGATGGATCATTTGATGCTGAGCTAAAAATTGGGTTCAAAATTCTTGTTGAAAGTTATATATCACACGTCGAGCtgaaaaaaccgaaatttattAAG ACAACCTCATCCCAGAGTAGTCTTTTTGATCATTTGATAAATATCTGGGAGTTCAATCCGGGAACGGTACCGGGAAGCTGTGACCTTCACTTTTTGGTGGACTTTAAGTTTCAGTCGCCGTTTTACCGTCAG ATGGCAAATATGTTCTTCAAGGAGGTGGTGTCTCGATTAGTTAATTCATTCCATGATAGATGCCAGCTGATATACGGACCTGGGGTGCCCGTGGTTGAAAATACTCGTGTGGTGAGAGCCTGA
- the LOC142551533 gene encoding abscisic acid 8'-hydroxylase CYP707A1-like isoform X1, protein MEKSIFFVLVLIFFFTILYCYVVLLRKKKKYQENKSTLPPGSMGWPYIGETLQLYSQSPNVFFSDRQRRYGEIFKTKILGCPCVMLTSPEAVRFVLISQANLFRPTYPKSKEDLIGPWALFFHQNEYHIRLRKLVQASLYPGAIRSLVTDIEDLTVSALNSMANGRVISTFSEMKRLSFEVGILAIFGNLEPHYKEELRKNYILVDRGYNSFPTNLPGTRYRTAMKARKRLGEILNSITRERKEKNLPDAGKDLLSCLLNSKNESCQTLSEDQIADNIIGVLFAAQDTTASSLTWVIKYLHDNPKILEAVKAEQREIYMSNGCGTRHLTWNQTRTMPVTYKVILESLRMASIISFAFREAVTDVEYKGYLIPKGWKVMPLFRNIHGNPEFFTDPQKFNPSRFKQDTAPNPSTFMPFGSGVHACPGYELAKLEMLIFLHHLSSRFRYELMGSGSDGIQYDPFPVPFHGLPARFWKQEEPTNSSMLPL, encoded by the exons ATGGAGAAATCAATTTTCTTTGTGCTTGTCTTAATATTCTTCTTTACTATACTTTATTGCTATGTTGTTCtattgaggaaaaagaaaaaataccaGGAAAATAAGTCTACACTTCCTCCAGGTTCAATGGGGTGGCCTTATATCGGAGAAACGCTCCAACTCTACTCTCAAAGTCCAAATGTCTTCTTTTCTGACAGGCAAAGAAG GTATGGAGAAATATTCAAGACAAAGATACTAGGATGTCCTTGTGTGATGCTTACAAGCCCGGAGGCGGTCCGGTTTGTGCTGATAAGTCAGGCGAACTTGTTCAGACCCACATATCCTAAGAGCAAGGAAGATTTGATAGGGCCTTGGGCTTTGTTTTTCCATCAGAATGAGTATCATATTCGCCTTAGGAAGCTCGTCCAGGCTTCGTTGTATCCGGGGGCGATTCGCAGTCTCGTGACAGACATCGAAGATTTAACAGTTTCTGCATTGAATTCGATGGCTAATGGCAGAGTTATCAGCACTTTCAGTGAGATGAAAAGG CTCTCTTTTGAAGTCGGTATATTGGCTATTTTTGGCAATTTGGAGCCTCACTATAAAGAAGAATTGAGAAAGAACTATATTCTAGTTGATAGAGGTTACAATTCGTTCCCAACAAATTTACCAGGAACCCGATATCGTACAGCCATGAAG GCAAGAAAGAGGCTAGGTGAAATTCTTAACAGCATTACTAGAGAAAGAAAGGAAAAGAATCTACCAGATGCAGGGAAGGACCTCTTAAGTTGTTTGCTGAATTCGAAAAACGAAAGCTGTCAAACTCTTAGCGAGGATCAAATCGCTGATAACATAATTGGAGTACTTTTTGCGGCTCAAGACACTACAGCTAGTTCTTTGACATGGGTCATTAAGTACCTTCACGATAACCCGAAAATTCTTGAGGCTGTCAAG GCTGAACAGAGGGAGATTTACATGTCAAATGGTTGTGGGACGAGGCATTTGACATGGAATCAGACGAGAACTATGCCTGTAACATATAAG GTGATTTTGGAGAGTTTGAGAATGGCAAGCATTATATCTTTCGCATTTAGAGAGGCTGTGACAGATGTAGAATATAAAG GATACCTAATTCCAAAAGGGTGGAAAGTCATGCCCTTATTTAGAAATATTCATGGCAATCCAGAATTCTTTACTGATCCTCAGAAATTTAACCCTTCAAGATTCAA GCAGGACACTGCACCAAATCCTAGCACTTTCATGCCATTTGGTAGCGGAGTACATGCCTGCCCTGGTTATGAACTCGCCAAGCTTGAGATGCTAATTTTTTTACATCATCTATCCTCTCGATTCAG GTATGAATTGATGGGATCCGGAAGCGATGGGATTCAGTATGATCCGTTTCCAGTCCCATTTCATGGGCTACCAGCAAGGTTTTGGAAACAGGAAGAACCCACCAACTCAAGCATGCTTCCATTATAG
- the LOC142551536 gene encoding protein WEAK CHLOROPLAST MOVEMENT UNDER BLUE LIGHT 1-like: protein MEGAKDFQANVNDNAPPYSSPPPLFSSPDDEGGAVSVAPMIQGGSVESDVSKEAPESFNDNTATIRPKIVARPSPEDGYIAPVTSPRRRNGSIGQFIPNVPSNSSGKSKSAQQSKLPDSSEFKRGQIDTAAPFESVKAAVSKFGGIVDWKAHRVQTVERRKVIEQELEKVRDEIPLSKKKSEAAEEAKTQVLKELDDTKRLIEELKLNLERAQTDEQQAKQDAELAKLRVEELEQGIADEASFAAKAQVEVVKARHAAAISELKTVKDQLEQLRKDYTLLLAEKDAAVKNAEEAVSMSKEIEKSVEDLTIELITAKESLESAQGAHLEAEEHRVGAIMAKERDTLNWEKELEQAEGELEQLNQKILYVKDLKSKLDSATTLLQDLKDELAAYMESQVKIETGEGGTSEDGLEEMEKTRADMEVAIAAAKNELEEVKVNIQKVTDEVKILKVAASSLNLELEKEKLEVAALKQREGMASIAVASLEAELKRTKSEISLAQKKEKEEREKLLDLPKQVQELAQEADRAKELVETAREELRKAKEEVEQAKAGASTLESRLRATRKEIEAAKASEKLALAAINALEESESAQKNNSEDSPTGVTLSLEEYYELSKKAHEAEEQANLRIAAALSQVEVAKESEARSLKKLEEVNHELSERKNALKVSLQRAEKATEGKLGVEQELRTWRSEHEQRRKAGESIAAAGNLDKSSRASFEEQKESKNVVSSPDSSTHRRPSQSSYTSNTDTNPSPEIRVTKKKKKSFFPRIFMFLARKKSHSSKS from the exons CCGCCTCCCCTATTTTCATCTCCGGATGATGAGGGCGGAGCAGTTAGTGTTGCCCCAATGATCCAAGGTGGGAGTGTAGAATCCGATGTGTCTAAAGAAGCACCTGAAAGCTTCAACGATAATACCGCCACGATTAGACCGAAAATAGTTGCTAGGCCATCTCCGGAGGATGGTTATATTGCTCCTGTTACATCCCCTCGAAGGAGAAATGGTAGCATTGGGCAGTTCATTCCAAACGTACCCTCAAATTCTAGTGGGAAATCAAAATCCGCGCAACAGTCTAAACTTCCTGATAGTTCGGAGTTTAAAAGAGGTCAAATTGACACAGCAGCTCCTTTTGAATCAGTGAAAGCTGCTGTTTCAAAGTTTGGAGGGATTGTCGACTGGAAAGCTCACCGTGTGCAGACAGTGGAG AGACGTAAAGTCATCGAGCAAGAGTTGGAGAAAGTCCGGGATGAGATACCATTGAGTAAGAAAAAATCCGAAGCCGCTGAAGAGGCAAAAACACAAGTTCTTAAAGAGCTAGACGACACCAAAAGGCTCATAGAAGAATTAAAGCTTAATCTTGAACGAGCCCAAACCGATGAACAACAGGCAAAACAGGATGCTGAACTTGCAAAGCTCAGAGTCGAAGAATTGGAACAAGGGATTGCTGATGAAGCCAGTTTTGCTGCCAAGGCACAGGTCGAGGTCGTCAAAGCGAGGCATGCGGCTGCCATTTCAGAGCTTAAGACTGTTAAAGACCAATTGGAACAGCTAAGAAAAGACTACACGTTGTTGCTGGCCGAGAAAGACGCCGCTGTGAAAAATGCAGAAGAAGCTGTCTCTATGTCTAAAGAAATCGAAAAATCAGTCGAGGACCTGACTATTGAACTTATTACAGCCAAGGAATCATTGGAATCTGCTCAAGGGGCACATCTGGAAGCAGAGGAACATAGAGTCGGAGCAATAATGGCAAAAGAACGGGATACTCTTAACTGGGAGAAGGAATTGGAACAGGCCGAGGGGGAGCTTGAGCAACTGAATCAGAAAATATTATACGTGAAGGATCTCAAATCAAAGTTGGATTCTGCGACAACATTGCTGCAAGATTTGAAAGATGAATTGGCTGCCTATATGGAATCACAAGTAAAGATTGAAACTGGTGAAGGAGGAACTTCGGAAGATGGACTCGAGGAAATGGAAAAAACCCGTGCTGATATGGAGGTGGCCATTGCTGCAGCAAAGAATGAGCTTGAAGAAGTGAAGGTCAACATCCAGAAAGTGACTGATGAAGTCAAGATCTTGAAGGTGGCTGCTTCATCGTTGAATTTGGAActggaaaaagaaaaattggaagTTGCCGCCCTTAAACAAAGGGAAGGAATGGCGTCAATTGCAGTTGCATCTCTTGAAGCTGAGCTGAAAAGGACAAAGTCAGAAATATCTCTTGCTCAAAAGAAGGAGAAAGAGGAAAGAGAGAAGCTGTTGGACCTTCCAAAGCAAGTACAAGAGTTGGCTCAAGAGGCGGATCGAGCAAAGGAACTCGTAGAAACAGCTCGAGAAGAGCTTCGAAAGGCCAAGGAAGAAGTGGAACAAGCGAAGGCGGGAGCAAGTACCTTGGAAAGTAGATTACGTGCTACTCGAAAGGAAATTGAAGCTGCGAAGGCCTCAGAGAAATTGGCACTGGCGGCTATAAATGCATTGGAGGAGAGCGAATCTGCTCAGAAGAACAATAGTGAGGATTCACCAACGGGAGTAACACTTTCTTTGGAAGAATACTATGAGCTTAGCAAGAAAGCCCACGAAGCAGAGGAGCAGGCAAACCTACGGATAGCAGCCGCTCTTTCTCAAGTTGAGGTAGCAAAAGAATCTGAGGCAAGGAGTTTGAAAAAGCTAGAGGAAGTCAATCATGAATTGTCCGAAAGAAAGAATGCTCTGAAAGTTTCTCTGCAGAGGGCCGAGAAGGCGACTGAAGGAAAATTGGGAGTCGAACAAGAGCTAAGAACGTGGAGGTCCGAGCACGAGCAAAGACGGAAAGCTGGAGAATCCATTGCAGCAGCAGGGAACTTGGATAAAAGTTCCAGAGCCAGTTTTGAGGAGCAAAAAGAATCCAAGAATGTTGTAAGCTCACCCGATTCTTCTACACACCGGAGACCAAGTCAGAGTTCATATACGAGCAACACGGACACAAATCCATCTCCAGAAATAAGAGTTaccaagaaaaagaagaaatcaTTCTTCCCTCGAATCTTCATGTTCTTGGCCAGAAAGAAGTCGCATTCATCAAAATCATAG